Within the Fusarium keratoplasticum isolate Fu6.1 chromosome 1, whole genome shotgun sequence genome, the region ATCACTCCCTTGATAAGTTTGGCAATATCTTTTCCACTATGCTTGGTCCGTTATCTATGCCGTAGCTGCTTACAATTACACTCCCAATTAGCCCTAGTGTGCGGCTTATTTCCTCACCCTCGTCCGGTTGAGCTGACAAATGAGTTGCCTCAAGTCCTTGGCCGTCGATCCTCAAACATGGGGACAATGAAGAACCACCCCTGCGACCACTCAATCATCCCGTCCAACTACCGACAACGTCTCAATCATCTCACAAGCAAGAAGAATTAATTACTCAACTAACGCCTCGAGCTCTCGCGGGCTGCAACCATGTTCCGCCATCTCATGTCCGCCAAGGTGCGCTCCAACGCCGGCTGCTGGACCTGTCGCCTGCGCCGCAAAAAGTgcgacgagaagaggccCGTCTGCGACGGCTGCGGCGCCCTCGAGATCACCTGCCACTATGAGGACGAGAAGCCCGACTGGATGGACGGCGGGCCCAAGCAAaaggccatggccgagaagatcaaggcccaggtcaagaagcaggccagCCAGCGCCGCGACCGCAAGTACATGGAGATGCTTGAGGCCGGCACGCGCAACGTCACCCTCCAGAACGGCGAGCACGATGTCGCCATGTCTGCTGCTTCTGATACGGATCCTCCTTCTGGCCACGATGTGGGCTCGACTCCGGCTTCCAGCAACACCAGTGGCGCGTCGCCTCCTGATATGCCCTGGCACAGTCACTTCTCGGTTCGCACAGAGGACCACTCCAACGCTACCGGAGCAAGCACTGAAGTTCACTTTATCATGATCTACCTCGACTATGTCTTTCCCCATCTCTTCCCCTTCTATCGTCCACCAATTCTTGCCGGTGGTCGAGGCTGGGTCCTCGACGTTCTGCAGAGCAACAAGTCTGTTTGGCACACAGCCATCTCGCTCACATCCTACTTCTTCAGCATCGTCCTGACCAACGGCGAAAAGCAGCACGAGGAGTGTACCAACCGAATGGTTCACCAGTTGCAGTCCCAGCTCGAGATGGGCCTTCGGGAACTGCAGCGTGAGATGAGCGCCGTCAACCACACATCATCTGCCGCCGGTGTCCGTGACAAGCTCCTGGTCCTCCAGGCCATCCTGCAGATGCTCATCTTTGAAGTGTCCACCAGCAACAAGGACCATTGGAGGATGCACCTCGACGCCGCTCTCACAATGTTCCAGCAGATCCTGCCTCAGCCCGAGCAATGGGGTGAGACCATCGAGGCCCTATACAGCTATCGTTGGCCACCGCCTGAGATGGGAATACGCAGACCCTTCAGTACCAGCCAAGCTGCCCTTCGTTTCTTCACAGCCAACATCCTCTACATCGACGTCATGTCCAGCATCACACTTGAGCAGGCACCACGTCTACAAAAGTACCAGGCCCAGGTCATTCCCGGCTGCAGAGCTCACACTTCACCGGAAGAGATGCGTATCTCTGGTTCGCTCTTTATGGAGGAGTACATTGGTCTTCAGAACTGGGTCGTCCAG harbors:
- a CDS encoding Zn(2)-C6 fungal-type domain-containing protein, whose amino-acid sequence is MFRHLMSAKVRSNAGCWTCRLRRKKCDEKRPVCDGCGALEITCHYEDEKPDWMDGGPKQKAMAEKIKAQVKKQASQRRDRKYMEMLEAGTRNVTLQNGEHDVAMSAASDTDPPSGHDVGSTPASSNTSGASPPDMPWHSHFSVRTEDHSNATGASTEVHFIMIYLDYVFPHLFPFYRPPILAGGRGWVLDVLQSNKSVWHTAISLTSYFFSIVLTNGEKQHEECTNRMVHQLQSQLEMGLRELQREMSAVNHTSSAAGVRDKLLVLQAILQMLIFEVSTSNKDHWRMHLDAALTMFQQILPQPEQWGETIEALYSYRWPPPEMGIRRPFSTSQAALRFFTANILYIDVMSSITLEQAPRLQKYQAQVIPGCRAHTSPEEMRISGSLFMEEYIGLQNWVVQMIGDIAALDAWKKEQRKANSLSMTELVQRGKVMEDAIKGGLSVLEAQFASCSPTIDPILNRVVAEPVPLSQMPDSKAKEAPGLATNNIIWLQAAHTYLHVVISGWQPSCPEIRCSVSRMTSLLMDLPTNTCLRTLVWPFCIAGCLSPPEDEDKYRAMIERMGPLNVFGTAREALEVMEKVWAQRDQIDESWDVAKCLRILGHGVLLI